One Nonomuraea angiospora DNA segment encodes these proteins:
- a CDS encoding low temperature requirement protein A, with amino-acid sequence MSEPVERHASWLELFFDLVVVVAVAQLAHRLEHPTWENVALFAVLYYAVWSVWTTLTLYSNAEAERTRTRGILIGMFGIAVMAAAAPDVAHVLEATGDTHDGWFIAAYITCRIGASQTLQRAGTILTAWPAAQLGAGLIPWFASIGVQGPARYFLWGLGAVLDLIFSVLQSRRPERLIKELQHQALRQAQRLEQRERRRGNVPALSPAVRVKAAVLDPAHLGERLGLFVIIVLGEAVMQVVMASSGQSWDLQLGLAAVAGFGLIVSLWWLTLQYGVSAVPGAAERGLRAYVALPAHFAMTAGITATAAGLGAVAADPAAHPHGGVGWVLAAGLAVYFAASTVLGVASGAERRWIWGWALPSVAAPLAVGAVSGFVEGWAVVALLLVVALWRVAYRHGGGTAQQGSVRPA; translated from the coding sequence GTGAGCGAACCGGTGGAGCGTCATGCGAGTTGGTTAGAGCTGTTCTTCGACCTGGTGGTCGTCGTGGCCGTGGCGCAGCTGGCCCACCGGCTGGAGCATCCCACATGGGAGAACGTCGCGTTGTTCGCGGTGCTCTACTACGCCGTGTGGAGCGTGTGGACGACGCTGACGCTCTATTCCAACGCCGAGGCCGAGCGCACCCGCACCCGCGGCATCCTGATCGGCATGTTCGGCATCGCCGTGATGGCCGCGGCCGCGCCCGACGTGGCGCACGTGCTGGAGGCGACCGGCGACACGCATGACGGCTGGTTCATCGCCGCCTACATCACCTGCAGGATCGGCGCGTCGCAGACCCTGCAGCGCGCCGGCACGATCCTGACGGCGTGGCCGGCGGCCCAGCTCGGTGCGGGCCTGATCCCGTGGTTCGCCTCCATCGGCGTCCAGGGCCCGGCCCGCTACTTCTTGTGGGGGCTGGGCGCCGTACTCGACCTGATCTTCTCCGTGCTCCAGAGCCGCAGGCCGGAGCGCCTGATCAAGGAGCTGCAGCATCAGGCCCTGCGGCAGGCGCAGCGGCTGGAGCAGCGCGAGCGGCGCAGGGGCAACGTGCCGGCTCTGAGCCCGGCGGTGCGGGTCAAGGCCGCCGTGCTCGACCCGGCGCACCTCGGGGAACGGCTCGGCCTGTTCGTGATCATCGTGCTCGGCGAGGCCGTCATGCAGGTCGTGATGGCCTCCTCCGGGCAGTCCTGGGACCTGCAGCTCGGCCTGGCGGCGGTGGCCGGGTTCGGGCTGATCGTCTCGCTGTGGTGGCTGACCCTGCAGTACGGCGTGAGCGCGGTGCCGGGCGCGGCCGAGCGGGGGCTGCGCGCGTACGTGGCGCTGCCCGCGCACTTCGCGATGACCGCGGGCATCACCGCGACCGCGGCCGGGCTCGGCGCGGTCGCCGCGGACCCGGCCGCGCACCCGCACGGCGGCGTCGGCTGGGTGCTGGCCGCCGGTCTGGCCGTCTACTTCGCCGCCTCCACCGTGCTCGGCGTGGCGAGCGGCGCCGAGCGGCGGTGGATCTGGGGATGGGCGCTGCCGTCCGTGGCCGCGCCGCTGGCGGTGGGCGCGGTGTCCGGGTTCGTCGAGGGCTGGGCCGTGGTCGCGCTGCTGCTGGTCGTCGCCCTGTGGCGGGTGGCCTACCGGCACGGCGGCGGCACGGCCCAGCAGGGCTCAGTCCGGCCGGCGTAG
- a CDS encoding S8 family serine peptidase: protein MRVLIQLRPSPDLVAAVADPDQSATTADVADGLPGVELDTAYVPVAVARPVPAAGGDPLSLNQPLDFSLAAEDASVLVRGTISDDELASRVTLLPALRPDVVGVYADPVIGTTRTCGGDPPVGTWHDVERLLNVPGLSAEGLDGSGVALAVLDTGINAAHTARQLGRGVTLDAERSWSPQGVSGKAGEFEVDHGTMCAFDTLIAAPQASLIDIPVLLSTRPGGSALDGLLSDAVSAFAHLRTVLAAQPAGSRALVVSNSWGSFSPEWDFPVGHPGNYSDNAAHPFNLMVAELDRAGADVLFAAGNCGTQCPDGRCVYPNRPIVGANSHPKALSVGGVDINGERVGYSSQGPGRLTARKPDFCAYTHFSGSKAFGDDEPDSGTSAATPVAAGLVAAVRTLWPSTRLSPTQLRALLRRTAEDRSEVGFDYDYGYGNVDPAGIIAALRRRARNAA, encoded by the coding sequence ATGCGGGTCCTGATCCAGCTCCGCCCCTCCCCTGATCTGGTCGCGGCGGTCGCCGACCCGGATCAGAGCGCCACGACGGCCGACGTGGCCGACGGGCTGCCCGGGGTCGAGCTCGACACCGCGTACGTCCCCGTGGCGGTCGCGCGGCCCGTCCCGGCCGCCGGGGGCGATCCCCTCTCGCTCAACCAGCCGCTCGACTTCTCGCTGGCCGCCGAGGACGCCTCCGTGCTGGTGCGCGGCACGATCTCGGACGACGAGCTGGCCTCCAGGGTCACGCTGCTGCCGGCGTTGCGGCCCGACGTGGTCGGCGTCTACGCCGACCCGGTGATCGGCACCACCCGCACCTGCGGGGGCGACCCGCCGGTCGGCACCTGGCACGACGTGGAGCGGCTGCTGAACGTGCCGGGGCTGAGCGCCGAGGGCCTCGACGGCAGCGGGGTGGCGCTGGCCGTGCTCGACACCGGGATCAACGCGGCCCACACCGCCAGGCAGCTCGGCAGGGGCGTCACGCTGGACGCCGAGCGGTCCTGGAGCCCGCAGGGGGTGTCGGGCAAGGCGGGCGAGTTCGAGGTCGATCACGGGACGATGTGCGCCTTCGACACGCTCATCGCCGCTCCCCAGGCGTCGCTGATCGACATCCCCGTCCTGCTGTCCACCCGGCCCGGCGGCTCGGCGCTGGACGGGCTGCTGTCGGACGCGGTGTCGGCGTTCGCGCACCTGCGCACCGTGCTCGCCGCCCAGCCCGCCGGGTCCAGGGCGCTGGTGGTGAGCAACTCGTGGGGCTCCTTCTCCCCCGAGTGGGACTTCCCCGTCGGGCATCCGGGCAACTACTCCGACAACGCCGCCCATCCGTTCAACCTGATGGTGGCCGAGCTCGACCGGGCCGGCGCGGACGTGCTGTTCGCGGCGGGCAACTGCGGCACCCAGTGCCCCGACGGCCGGTGCGTCTACCCCAACCGGCCCATCGTCGGCGCCAACTCCCACCCGAAGGCCCTGTCCGTCGGCGGCGTCGACATCAACGGGGAGCGGGTGGGCTACTCCTCGCAGGGCCCCGGGCGGCTGACCGCCCGAAAGCCCGACTTCTGCGCCTACACCCACTTCTCCGGGTCGAAGGCGTTCGGCGACGACGAGCCCGACTCGGGCACCTCCGCGGCGACGCCGGTGGCCGCCGGGCTCGTCGCCGCCGTCCGCACCCTGTGGCCCTCGACCCGGCTGTCGCCCACCCAGCTGCGGGCGCTGCTGCGGCGCACCGCCGAGGACCGCAGCGAGGTGGGCTTCGACTACGACTACGGCTACGGGAACGTGGACCCGGCGGGGATCATCGCCGCGCTGCGGCGGCGCGCCAGGAACGCGGCCTGA
- a CDS encoding DUF4190 domain-containing protein: MSYPNYGPSSYGPPPQSHPQGTTILVLGILSLVVCSFIGPFAWSMGTRALREIDESGYYYENRGMVQAGRICGIVSSVLMMIGLGFVVLMFGLMLVTGALSR, encoded by the coding sequence ATGTCCTATCCCAACTACGGTCCCTCCTCTTACGGACCGCCACCCCAGAGCCACCCCCAGGGCACCACCATCCTGGTGCTGGGCATCCTGAGTCTGGTGGTCTGCTCGTTCATCGGCCCCTTCGCCTGGTCGATGGGCACCAGGGCGCTGCGCGAGATCGACGAGAGCGGCTACTACTACGAGAACCGCGGCATGGTGCAGGCCGGGCGCATCTGCGGCATCGTCAGCTCGGTCCTGATGATGATCGGCCTCGGCTTCGTCGTCCTAATGTTCGGGCTCATGCTGGTCACCGGCGCCCTTTCCCGATAG
- a CDS encoding neutral zinc metallopeptidase, protein MGVFGVIGGVLGGIAALFVLIVVASALLKSASRSETTTPVAIPTYEPSERATSEPFPTRSRPAPTESDSPTRQPTQEETQEPETTPTQPPQVTLNTSLKSNTMYRAGSLPRLSCSGGNANIFNHGQLKALILKTGKCMDRAWGPILEKQGIQFSPPNYAIAAKRGRGACGDYPSAGSMVPYYCPRNNTIYASTSAMARGNGNARGYGQIIQWHGGIISMMAHEYGHHIQNITGLMDSWWRATLDSSSQSGKLALSRRLELQATCFGGMWMRSVAASYPVNTSLRSRLFSFYAQVGDYPGWPRDHGTPANNNRWFRQGWERDKTYQCNTWMAPSSTVS, encoded by the coding sequence ATGGGCGTCTTCGGCGTGATCGGCGGCGTGCTCGGGGGGATCGCCGCGCTGTTCGTGCTGATCGTCGTCGCGTCGGCGCTGCTCAAGAGCGCGTCGAGGTCGGAGACGACGACACCGGTCGCGATCCCGACGTACGAGCCTTCGGAGCGCGCCACCAGCGAGCCGTTCCCCACCCGCTCCCGGCCGGCCCCGACGGAGTCCGACTCGCCGACGCGGCAGCCCACCCAGGAGGAGACCCAGGAGCCGGAGACGACCCCGACGCAGCCTCCCCAGGTGACGCTGAACACGAGCCTGAAGAGCAACACCATGTACCGGGCGGGCTCGCTGCCCAGGCTGAGCTGCTCCGGCGGGAACGCCAACATCTTCAACCACGGCCAGCTCAAGGCGCTGATCCTGAAGACCGGCAAGTGCATGGACCGGGCATGGGGGCCGATCCTGGAAAAGCAGGGCATCCAGTTCAGCCCGCCCAACTACGCCATCGCCGCCAAGCGGGGCCGGGGCGCGTGCGGCGACTATCCGTCGGCCGGGAGCATGGTGCCGTACTACTGCCCGCGCAACAACACGATCTACGCCTCCACCTCGGCCATGGCCCGGGGCAACGGCAACGCCCGCGGGTACGGCCAGATCATCCAGTGGCACGGCGGCATCATCAGCATGATGGCCCACGAGTACGGCCATCACATCCAGAACATCACGGGCCTGATGGACTCCTGGTGGCGCGCCACCCTCGACTCCTCCAGCCAGAGCGGCAAGCTGGCGCTCAGCAGGCGGCTGGAGCTGCAGGCGACCTGCTTCGGCGGCATGTGGATGCGGTCGGTCGCGGCGTCGTACCCGGTGAACACGTCCCTGCGCAGCCGCCTGTTCTCGTTCTACGCCCAGGTGGGCGACTATCCGGGGTGGCCGCGCGACCACGGCACGCCCGCGAACAACAACCGGTGGTTCCGTCAGGGCTGGGAGCGGGACAAGACGTACCAGTGCAACACCTGGATGGCGCCGTCCTCGACCGTCTCCTGA
- a CDS encoding LCP family protein, whose protein sequence is MSAIAPGAAHLRAGRRRTGLILLSVYAVLLLAALAYGLTRNLQNLTAFAGDGMMITVVVVASVLALMWFAVLVTSYVALGPNRLNQQGQVLTGIVVGVLCVAVMSPFALTANYVLTARDAIKQIFPSVSDPEVAAPVKEGEDPWSGKDRVNFLLIGGDAAGNRTGVRTDSMNVASIDLKTGNTVLFSLPRNLQHVRFPPSSPLHKQFPNGFMAELPNGGLLNEVWQYANDNPQLMGGKNKGPRALMDAIGYTLNLKIDYYMLMNMYGFADLVDAIGGLKIRVEQDVKWGGHFGTAGTIKAGYRKLTGEQALWYGRSRVNSDDFSRMARQRCVIGAFAQQATPTVILTNFTKIAGAAKRLAQTNIPQHLVQPLVELAVKVKDARITSMQFVPPEFWPGSPDWAKIRVASRKAIADSNRPARQAQTANVSASPSVTSSASPTRTRPLTPTQTPTRNTQKGGGAKSLDELCGL, encoded by the coding sequence TTGTCCGCCATCGCGCCCGGCGCCGCACATCTGCGCGCCGGGCGCCGCCGTACCGGGCTGATCCTCCTCAGCGTGTACGCGGTGCTGCTCCTGGCGGCCCTGGCCTACGGGCTGACCCGGAACCTGCAGAACCTCACCGCGTTCGCCGGCGACGGGATGATGATCACCGTGGTCGTGGTGGCCTCGGTCCTCGCGCTGATGTGGTTCGCCGTGCTGGTGACCTCGTACGTCGCGCTCGGGCCCAACCGCCTCAACCAGCAGGGCCAGGTGCTGACCGGCATCGTCGTCGGGGTGCTGTGCGTGGCGGTGATGTCGCCGTTCGCCCTGACCGCCAACTACGTGCTGACCGCGCGGGACGCGATCAAGCAGATCTTCCCCTCGGTGTCCGACCCCGAAGTCGCCGCCCCGGTCAAAGAGGGCGAGGACCCGTGGAGCGGCAAGGACCGCGTGAACTTCCTGCTGATCGGCGGCGACGCGGCCGGCAACCGCACCGGCGTGCGCACCGACAGCATGAACGTGGCCAGCATCGACCTCAAGACGGGCAACACCGTCCTGTTCAGCCTGCCGCGCAACCTGCAGCACGTGCGCTTCCCGCCGAGCTCGCCGCTGCACAAGCAGTTCCCGAACGGCTTCATGGCCGAACTCCCCAACGGGGGCCTGCTCAACGAGGTCTGGCAGTACGCCAACGACAACCCGCAGCTCATGGGCGGCAAGAACAAGGGCCCCCGGGCGCTGATGGACGCCATCGGCTACACGCTGAACCTCAAGATCGACTACTACATGCTGATGAACATGTACGGCTTCGCGGACCTCGTCGACGCCATCGGCGGCCTCAAGATCCGGGTCGAGCAGGACGTCAAGTGGGGCGGCCACTTCGGCACGGCGGGCACCATCAAGGCGGGCTACCGGAAGCTGACGGGCGAGCAGGCCCTCTGGTACGGCCGCTCCCGCGTCAACAGCGACGACTTCTCCCGCATGGCCCGCCAGCGCTGCGTCATCGGCGCCTTCGCCCAGCAGGCCACCCCCACCGTGATCCTCACCAACTTCACCAAGATCGCCGGGGCGGCCAAGCGGCTGGCCCAGACCAACATCCCCCAGCACCTGGTGCAGCCGCTGGTGGAGCTGGCCGTCAAGGTCAAGGACGCCCGGATCACGAGCATGCAGTTCGTGCCGCCGGAGTTCTGGCCGGGCTCGCCGGACTGGGCGAAGATCCGCGTGGCCTCCAGGAAGGCGATCGCCGACTCCAACCGGCCCGCCCGCCAGGCCCAGACGGCCAACGTGAGCGCGTCCCCGAGCGTCACGTCCTCGGCCTCGCCGACCCGTACGCGCCCGCTGACGCCCACGCAGACGCCGACCAGGAACACCCAGAAGGGCGGCGGCGCCAAGTCCCTCGACGAGCTCTGCGGCCTGTGA
- a CDS encoding spermine/spermidine synthase domain-containing protein, with translation MTLQAQKPVDDGERAHWLAVRPRLVLASAFMLFLELALIRWTGSNIVHLSYFTNFVLLGSFLGIGLGFLRVGRSRRQPYYSPVVLAALVAVVLTFPVTVDRNTEGVLYWTSLSTSGPPAWLILPVIFGAAALVLMGPAELVGRCFPELPRLEAYRYDLIGSLSGIAAFTALSFLSAPPVFWGLIAAICYGLLLTPRPRSLYLGLVTVPSLAVVGLLLMETLTAGAIWSPYYKVTTRQLTQLGVLVTDIAVNGIPHQQAVPAAARLQWEAQYGLPYERTSKPPKDVLIVGAGSGTDVAIALSKGAGRVDAVEIDPKLRELGGSVHPDKPYDDPRVTTHITDGRAFLERTGDKYDLILFALPDSLTLVSGASSLRLESYLFTEEAMKAARAHLKPGGTFSMYNYYRESWLVDRLASTMQRAFGHKPCVDVVSTAGQQAVITAGVTADAQRCASEWPGAAPGTPQPANDDRPFLYLKDATIPPIYIITLGLILVVSLLAVRVVAGPYQRMRPYADLFLLGVAFMLLETKSVTGFALLFGTTWVVNAIVFAGVLVAVLAAVEITRHFRTPPLPVMYGVLLAGLLLAWLVPNAWLLSLPVPLRAVAAVVVAFLPIFAANVVFAKRFAETADATTSFGANLLGAMVGGCLEYAALVIGYKGLLIVAAVLYIGAMVLLPRKPVTA, from the coding sequence ATGACGCTCCAGGCGCAGAAGCCGGTCGACGACGGAGAAAGAGCTCACTGGCTGGCGGTGCGGCCGAGGCTCGTCCTCGCCAGCGCCTTCATGCTGTTCCTCGAGCTGGCGCTGATCCGGTGGACCGGGTCCAACATCGTCCACCTCAGCTATTTCACCAACTTCGTGCTGCTCGGCTCGTTCCTGGGCATCGGGCTCGGCTTCCTGCGCGTGGGGCGGTCGCGGCGGCAGCCGTACTACTCGCCCGTCGTGCTGGCCGCCCTGGTCGCCGTCGTCCTGACGTTCCCCGTGACCGTCGACAGGAACACCGAGGGCGTCCTGTACTGGACGAGCCTGTCCACCAGCGGGCCGCCCGCGTGGCTGATCCTGCCGGTGATCTTCGGCGCCGCCGCGCTGGTGCTCATGGGCCCCGCAGAGCTCGTCGGGCGCTGCTTCCCCGAGCTGCCGCGCCTGGAGGCCTACCGCTACGACCTCATCGGCAGCCTCAGCGGGATCGCGGCGTTCACGGCGCTGTCGTTCCTGAGCGCGCCGCCGGTGTTCTGGGGGCTGATCGCGGCCATCTGCTACGGGCTGCTGCTCACGCCCCGGCCGCGCTCGCTCTATCTCGGCCTGGTGACCGTGCCCTCGCTGGCCGTGGTGGGGCTGCTGCTGATGGAGACGCTGACCGCCGGGGCCATCTGGTCGCCGTACTACAAGGTGACCACGCGGCAGCTCACGCAGCTCGGCGTGCTCGTCACCGACATCGCCGTGAACGGCATCCCGCACCAGCAGGCCGTGCCCGCCGCCGCCCGGCTGCAGTGGGAGGCCCAGTACGGCCTGCCGTACGAGAGGACCAGCAAGCCGCCCAAGGACGTGCTCATCGTCGGCGCGGGCAGCGGCACCGACGTGGCCATCGCGCTGTCCAAGGGCGCGGGCCGGGTGGACGCCGTGGAGATCGACCCCAAGCTGCGCGAGCTGGGCGGCTCGGTCCACCCCGACAAGCCGTACGACGACCCGCGCGTCACCACCCACATCACCGACGGGCGCGCCTTCCTCGAGCGCACGGGCGACAAGTACGACCTCATCCTCTTCGCCCTGCCCGACTCGCTCACCCTCGTCTCCGGGGCGAGCTCGCTGCGCCTGGAGAGCTACCTGTTCACCGAGGAGGCCATGAAGGCCGCCCGCGCCCACCTCAAGCCGGGCGGCACCTTCTCGATGTACAACTACTACCGCGAGAGCTGGCTGGTCGACCGCCTCGCCTCGACCATGCAGCGCGCCTTCGGTCACAAGCCGTGCGTCGACGTCGTCAGCACCGCCGGCCAGCAGGCCGTCATCACGGCGGGCGTGACGGCCGACGCGCAGCGCTGCGCGTCGGAGTGGCCCGGCGCCGCCCCCGGCACCCCGCAGCCCGCCAACGACGACCGGCCGTTCCTCTACCTCAAGGACGCCACGATCCCGCCGATCTACATCATCACGCTCGGCCTCATCCTCGTCGTCAGCCTCCTCGCCGTCCGCGTCGTCGCCGGGCCCTACCAGCGGATGCGGCCGTACGCGGACCTGTTCCTGCTGGGCGTGGCGTTCATGCTGCTGGAGACCAAGAGCGTGACCGGGTTCGCGCTGCTGTTCGGCACCACGTGGGTGGTCAACGCGATCGTCTTCGCCGGCGTCCTGGTCGCGGTCCTCGCCGCCGTCGAGATCACCCGCCACTTCCGCACCCCGCCGCTGCCCGTCATGTACGGCGTGCTGCTCGCGGGGCTGTTGCTGGCCTGGCTGGTGCCGAACGCGTGGCTGCTGTCCCTGCCGGTGCCGCTGCGCGCGGTGGCGGCCGTGGTGGTGGCGTTCCTGCCGATCTTCGCCGCGAACGTCGTCTTCGCCAAGCGCTTCGCCGAGACGGCCGACGCGACCACCTCCTTCGGCGCCAACCTGCTGGGGGCCATGGTGGGCGGGTGCCTGGAGTACGCGGCGCTGGTGATCGGCTACAAGGGGCTGCTGATCGTGGCGGCGGTGCTCTACATCGGGGCGATGGTGCTGCTGCCCCGCAAGCCGGTCACCGCCTGA
- a CDS encoding ion transporter, with amino-acid sequence MRERTAAFLARESFQRFIVGVILLNAATLGLETFPAVVARFGHLLTVVDHIALYVFAVELIAKIYVERSRFLRDPWNVFDATIVAIAFLPATGGLSVLRSLRILRALRLLSVVPSLRRVVSALLRAMPGMSSIVVLLGLVLYVAAVMATKLYGSTSPERFGSLPTSLFTLYQTMTGDDWGNIAREVMTRHPSAWVFFTIFILICTFVILNLFMAVVVSAMDEESAEERAEERAVLEDTSEHTQRILDELAELRKEVAELRRPD; translated from the coding sequence GTGCGTGAACGCACCGCCGCCTTCCTCGCCCGCGAAAGCTTCCAGCGGTTCATCGTCGGCGTCATCCTGCTCAACGCGGCCACGCTGGGTCTCGAGACCTTCCCCGCGGTGGTCGCGCGCTTCGGCCACCTGCTGACCGTGGTCGACCACATCGCGCTGTACGTCTTCGCCGTCGAGCTGATCGCCAAGATCTACGTCGAGCGCTCCAGGTTCTTACGCGACCCGTGGAACGTCTTCGACGCCACCATCGTCGCCATCGCCTTCCTGCCCGCCACGGGCGGCCTGTCCGTGCTGCGCTCCCTGCGCATCCTGCGCGCCCTGCGGCTGCTGTCGGTCGTGCCGAGCCTGCGCCGCGTCGTCTCGGCGCTGCTTCGCGCGATGCCGGGCATGAGCTCGATCGTGGTGCTGCTCGGCCTGGTGCTCTACGTGGCCGCCGTCATGGCCACCAAGCTCTACGGGAGCACCTCCCCCGAGCGCTTCGGCAGCCTGCCGACCTCGCTGTTCACCCTCTACCAGACGATGACCGGCGACGACTGGGGCAACATCGCCAGGGAGGTGATGACCCGCCATCCGTCGGCCTGGGTCTTCTTCACCATCTTCATCCTGATCTGCACGTTCGTGATCCTGAACCTCTTCATGGCCGTGGTCGTCAGCGCCATGGACGAGGAGAGCGCCGAGGAACGCGCCGAGGAGCGCGCGGTGCTGGAGGACACCAGCGAGCACACCCAGCGGATCCTCGACGAGCTGGCCGAGCTGCGCAAGGAGGTCGCCGAGCTACGCCGGCCGGACTGA
- a CDS encoding TetR/AcrR family transcriptional regulator: MEEGLRERKKRETRQRIADMAMGLFMAKGFDNVTVAEIARVSDVSVNTVFNYFGTKEDLFADRQDVAIDLAPQVLREREPGESVVGAFRRDFFDALDTRHWRYGLSQGSDVFARIVSEAPSLVAKLREMHEKREDALTRALADELEADADDLTPRLVATHILNTTRILTHSSVRRQLAGEPWESIEPDLRVQADKAFDLLESGFGELLSGKGAGDQHEPEH; the protein is encoded by the coding sequence ATGGAAGAGGGGCTGCGGGAGCGGAAGAAGCGCGAGACCAGGCAGCGCATCGCGGACATGGCGATGGGGCTGTTCATGGCCAAGGGGTTCGACAACGTGACCGTGGCCGAGATCGCGCGGGTCTCCGACGTGTCGGTCAACACGGTGTTCAACTACTTCGGCACCAAGGAGGACCTGTTCGCCGACCGGCAGGACGTGGCGATCGACCTGGCGCCGCAGGTGCTGCGCGAGCGCGAGCCCGGGGAGAGCGTGGTGGGGGCGTTCCGCCGCGACTTCTTCGACGCGCTCGACACGCGCCACTGGCGCTACGGGCTCAGCCAGGGGTCCGACGTGTTCGCCCGGATCGTCAGTGAAGCACCCTCGCTGGTGGCCAAGCTGCGTGAGATGCACGAGAAGCGGGAGGACGCGCTGACGCGGGCGCTGGCCGACGAGCTCGAGGCCGATGCCGACGACCTCACGCCCCGCCTGGTCGCCACCCACATCCTCAACACGACGAGGATCCTCACCCACTCTTCGGTGCGCAGGCAGCTGGCGGGCGAGCCGTGGGAGAGCATCGAGCCCGACCTCAGGGTTCAGGCCGACAAGGCGTTCGACCTGCTGGAGTCGGGCTTCGGCGAGCTGCTATCGGGAAAGGGCGCCGGTGACCAGCATGAGCCCGAACATTAG
- a CDS encoding ABC transporter ATP-binding protein — protein MITTSGLSKTFDGGVEAVKGVDLSVGPGEIVGFLGPNGAGKTTTMRMLTTLLRPTSGTATVAGHDLLGDARQVRRRIGYVSQTGGTSPTSPLMGELVLQGMLYGLSRAQAEARTREALERLELTGLESKPGAALSGGQRRRFDIAFALLHDPVLLFLDEPTTGLDPQSRANLWEHIRSLRGERGMTVFLTTHYLDEADALCDRIVIIDHGRIVAEGAPAELKTGGRTLDEVFLDITGRSLREESVLTGKGV, from the coding sequence ATGATTACTACTTCAGGTCTGAGCAAGACCTTCGACGGCGGCGTGGAGGCCGTCAAAGGCGTCGACCTGTCGGTCGGGCCCGGCGAGATCGTCGGGTTCCTCGGTCCGAACGGCGCCGGCAAGACCACGACCATGCGCATGCTGACCACGCTGCTGCGCCCCACCTCCGGCACCGCCACGGTGGCCGGCCACGACCTGCTCGGTGACGCGAGGCAGGTGCGCAGGCGCATCGGCTACGTCTCCCAGACCGGCGGGACGTCGCCGACCTCGCCGCTGATGGGCGAGCTCGTGCTCCAGGGCATGCTGTACGGCCTGAGCAGGGCGCAGGCGGAGGCCAGGACGCGGGAGGCGCTGGAGCGGCTCGAACTCACGGGCCTGGAGTCGAAGCCGGGCGCGGCGCTGTCCGGCGGCCAGCGCCGCCGCTTCGACATCGCGTTCGCCCTGCTGCACGACCCGGTCCTGCTCTTCCTCGACGAGCCCACGACGGGCCTCGACCCGCAGAGCCGGGCCAACCTGTGGGAGCACATCCGCTCGCTGCGCGGAGAGCGGGGCATGACGGTCTTCCTCACCACCCATTACCTGGACGAGGCCGACGCGCTCTGCGACCGGATAGTGATCATCGACCACGGCCGGATCGTGGCCGAGGGCGCCCCGGCCGAGCTGAAGACCGGCGGGCGCACACTCGACGAGGTGTTCCTGGACATCACCGGCAGGTCGCTGCGCGAGGAGAGCGTGCTCACCGGAAAGGGCGTCTGA
- a CDS encoding ABC transporter permease — translation MLRDTWVLFRHGVRVTLQQKVGMVFGAIQPLLFLVLFGPIFTTFGTWETLVPGLIIQLGLMSMGLAGFGVVFEKRSGVLERMRVTPASRLALLLGRVLNNALTMTIQTLLLLAVAFAFGLRAPAPGLAAGFVLVIVLGSSLAALSYAIALTMNEHLFAPVMSTAVIPLVLLSGSFLPMSMAPGWLDAISHLSPFRYTLEALRDLFAGRYLTGTVGLGVAVTVVFAAVSLTVGTRVFNRENA, via the coding sequence ATGCTGCGCGACACCTGGGTGCTGTTCCGCCACGGCGTGCGCGTCACGCTCCAGCAGAAGGTCGGCATGGTCTTCGGCGCGATCCAGCCGCTGCTCTTCCTGGTGCTGTTCGGGCCCATCTTCACCACGTTCGGCACGTGGGAGACGCTCGTCCCCGGCCTCATCATCCAGCTCGGGCTCATGAGCATGGGGCTGGCGGGCTTCGGGGTGGTGTTCGAGAAGCGCTCCGGCGTGCTGGAGCGCATGCGCGTCACCCCGGCCAGCCGGCTGGCGCTGCTGCTCGGGCGCGTGCTCAACAACGCGCTCACCATGACGATCCAGACGCTGCTGCTGCTCGCGGTCGCCTTCGCCTTCGGCCTGCGGGCTCCCGCGCCGGGGCTGGCGGCCGGGTTCGTGCTGGTGATCGTGCTCGGGAGCAGCCTGGCCGCGCTGTCGTACGCCATCGCCCTGACCATGAACGAGCACCTGTTCGCGCCCGTGATGTCCACGGCGGTGATCCCGCTGGTCCTGCTGTCCGGCTCGTTCCTGCCGATGTCGATGGCGCCGGGCTGGCTCGACGCCATCTCGCACCTCAGCCCGTTCAGGTACACGCTGGAAGCGCTGCGCGACCTGTTCGCGGGGCGCTACCTGACGGGCACCGTGGGCCTGGGAGTGGCCGTGACCGTGGTGTTCGCCGCGGTCAGCCTCACGGTCGGGACCAGGGTCTTCAACCGGGAGAACGCCTGA